A DNA window from Setaria viridis chromosome 2, Setaria_viridis_v4.0, whole genome shotgun sequence contains the following coding sequences:
- the LOC117843994 gene encoding F-box protein At5g07610, producing MEEEPLLKHRRSNVVVEGSRDRSNITVDGSGSGSRAGLVLGWAFASRFSHAAALLIVSGGCAVARCISSLRRAPVSPDLQLLHFAGSGTAAPAPAAGLPDDSIVDILSRVPVRSIHRFKCVSKAWRDLIANPLHRKRLPQTLEGFICSDAEIRHGAGGAGAPWNSRRHVNRSFISLPGRLSPLGDPSFSILTKQPTVRNEIRLLGCCNGHLLFANGRISEAYGTLGYIVCNPATKQWVGVPSAGRSCSHAVSETEATIFLIVDPAMSPHFHVVHIWQNGFMGEIEVRTYSSETGVWTHRSDEDRQQWQERGGWEEWVNGGAMIVRPMPGSALLNGMLRFIIFDSQKNDYVIAAVDGEGKSCRSICLPGNCGRFALLIGQSQGRLHCVSEDVEMEGSSRLQRKSGLCVWVLEDYDTDEWVLKHKVSFLELFGKRCCTDGYEYNVLAIHPDRDMLFFVQHFNNKLVSYDMDSKELHAFHTPRSSHGLFTPYVPCFLDSSVLANKY from the exons ATGGAGGAAGAACCGTTGCTGAAGCATCGCCGGAGCAACGTCGTCGTCGAGGGATCTAGAGACCGGAGCAATATCACTGTCGATGGATCTGGATCTGGATCTAGAG CCGGGCTCGTTTTGGGCTGGGCCTTTGCTTCTCGGTTCTCtcacgccgccgcgctcctgaTCGTCTCCGGCGGCTGCGCCGTCGCCCGCTGCATTTCTTCTCTCAGGCGCGCGCCCGTATCCCCTGACCTCCAGCTCCTTCATTTTGCAGGTAGCGgcaccgcggcgccggcgccggcggccgggctcCCCGACGACTCCATCGTGGACATCCTATCCCGCGTCCCCGTGAGATCCATCCACCGTTTCAAGTGCGTCTCGAAAGCCTGGCGCGACCTCATCGCCAATCCCCTCCACCGCAAGCGGCTCCCCCAGACCCTAGAGGGCTTCATCTGCAGCGACGCCGAGAtccgccacggcgccggcggcgcgggcgccccTTGGAACTCCCGCCGCCATGTCAACAGGAGCTTCATCAGCCTTCCAGGAAGACTCTCCCCTCTCGGTGACCCTTCCTTCTCCATCCTGACGAAGCAGCCCACGGTCAGGAACGAAATCAGGCTCTTGGGTTGCTGCAATGGGCACCTCCTCTTTGCAAACGGCAGGATCTCGGAAGCATATGGCACGCTGGGCTACATCGTGTGCAATCCAGCCACGAAGCAATGGGTGGGTGTGCCCAGCGCTGGGCGCTCCTGCTCCCATGCAGTTTCCGAAACAGAAGCAACCATCTTTCTGATTGTTGATCCGGCCATGTCGCCGCACTTCCACGTGGTCCACATCTGGCAGAATGGTTTTATGGGGGAGATTGAGGTGCGCACGTACTCGTCCGAGACCGGGGTTTGGACTCACAGGTCTGACGAGGATCGGCAGCAATGGCAGGAAAGAGGTGGATGGGAAGAATGGGTTAATGGTGGAGCCATGATAGTGAGGCCCATGCCGGGCAGCGCCCTTCTGAATGGTATGCTGCGTTTCATCATCTTCGATTCACAGAAGAATGACTATGTGATAGCTGCAGTGGATGGGGAAGGGAAGAGCTGTAGGAGCATCTGCCTGCCAGGTAACTGTGGCAGGTTTGCTCTTCTTATTGGTCAATCTCAAGGACGACTGCATTGCGTGAGTGAAGATGTGGAGATGGAAGGCAGCAGCCGCTTGCAACGTAAATCTGGACTGTGTGTTTGGGTACTTGAGGACTATGATACCGATGAATGGGTTCTCAAGCACAAGGTGAGCTTCTTGGAGCTGTTTGGGAAAAGATGCTGCACTGATGGTTACGAGTACAATGTGCTCGCCATTCATCCAGATCGCGATATGCTTTTCTTTGTTCAGCACTTCAACAATAAATTGGTATCGTATGACATGGACAGCAAGGAGTTGCATGCTTTCCACACTCCCAGAAGCAGCCATGGTCTTTTCACTCCATATGTTCCCTGTTTCCTTGATTCATCGGTGCTTGCAAACAAGTACTGA